The Chryseobacterium geocarposphaerae genome has a window encoding:
- the ftsH gene encoding ATP-dependent zinc metalloprotease FtsH, giving the protein MNNKGFNWFFPIIIIALLLFVGSNFLGGDGAKSMDEDAFFREMQAGKVQNIIIYKDTERADVFLTKAAKTATVDKSKENDPLAAFSVAPKADFTVKYGDLQLFLQKFDQVKAANPALATTKDYGTGKNPMMEILVQALIWITILGIFYFFLFRKMGSGGGPGGQIFSIGKSKAKLFDEKERIQVTFKDVAGLEGAKEEVQEVVDFLKNAEKYTKLGGKIPKGVLLVGPPGTGKTLLAKAVAGEAKVPFFSLSGSDFVEMFVGVGASRVRDLFAQAKAKSPAIIFIDEIDAIGRARGKNNFSGGNDERENTLNQLLTEMDGFGTDTNVIVMAATNRADILDKALMRAGRFDRSIYVDLPELHERRQIFDVHLKKIKLDDNVDREFLAKQTPGFSGADIANVCNEAALIAARNNHTSVTKQDFLDAVDRIIGGLEKKNKAIKPSEKKRVAYHEAGHATISWLVEHASPLLKVTIVPRGRSLGAAWYLPEERQLTTTEQMLDEMCATLGGRAAEQVIFNNISTGALSDLESVTKRAQAMVTIYGLSPNIGNISYYDSSGQSEYSFGKPYSEETAKKIDIEIKAIIENQYDRAVQILTENKDKLDALANKLLEKEVIFREDLEEVFGKRAWDPELTEKPVTNTIPNGKENTEEIEIKDKEEESEIQAPESSSQL; this is encoded by the coding sequence ATGAACAATAAGGGATTTAACTGGTTTTTTCCAATAATAATCATTGCTCTTTTGTTATTCGTTGGCTCCAATTTTTTAGGAGGAGACGGTGCAAAATCTATGGATGAAGATGCTTTCTTCAGAGAAATGCAGGCGGGAAAAGTTCAGAACATTATAATTTATAAAGATACTGAAAGAGCGGATGTATTCCTTACAAAAGCGGCGAAAACAGCAACGGTGGACAAATCAAAAGAAAATGATCCTCTTGCTGCCTTTTCAGTAGCTCCGAAAGCTGATTTTACGGTTAAATATGGAGATCTTCAGCTTTTTTTACAAAAATTTGATCAGGTAAAAGCTGCTAATCCGGCTTTAGCAACTACAAAAGACTACGGAACAGGAAAAAATCCAATGATGGAAATTCTTGTTCAGGCATTAATCTGGATTACAATCTTAGGAATATTTTATTTCTTCCTTTTCAGAAAAATGGGAAGCGGAGGTGGACCTGGAGGGCAAATTTTCTCTATCGGGAAATCTAAAGCTAAGCTTTTTGACGAAAAAGAAAGAATACAGGTAACGTTCAAGGATGTTGCGGGATTAGAAGGGGCGAAAGAAGAAGTACAGGAAGTGGTAGATTTCTTGAAAAATGCTGAAAAATACACAAAATTAGGAGGTAAAATTCCTAAAGGTGTACTTTTAGTAGGGCCTCCGGGAACGGGTAAAACTTTATTGGCAAAAGCGGTTGCCGGTGAAGCTAAAGTACCTTTCTTCTCGCTTTCAGGTTCAGATTTCGTAGAAATGTTTGTAGGGGTAGGAGCTTCGAGAGTAAGAGATTTATTTGCTCAGGCTAAGGCAAAATCTCCTGCTATTATTTTCATTGATGAGATTGATGCAATTGGTCGTGCAAGAGGTAAAAACAATTTCTCAGGCGGAAACGACGAAAGAGAAAATACATTGAACCAGTTATTGACTGAAATGGATGGTTTCGGAACCGATACGAATGTTATCGTAATGGCTGCAACCAACAGAGCGGATATTTTGGATAAAGCTTTAATGAGAGCAGGTCGTTTTGACCGTTCCATTTATGTAGACCTTCCGGAACTGCATGAAAGAAGACAGATTTTTGATGTTCACTTGAAAAAAATCAAGCTTGATGATAATGTAGACAGAGAATTCTTGGCAAAGCAAACACCTGGATTCAGTGGAGCGGATATTGCAAATGTTTGTAATGAGGCAGCATTAATTGCTGCAAGAAATAATCATACTTCGGTAACGAAACAGGATTTCCTTGATGCTGTAGACAGAATTATTGGAGGTCTTGAAAAGAAAAATAAAGCCATTAAGCCATCAGAAAAAAAGAGAGTGGCTTATCACGAAGCTGGTCACGCTACTATTTCATGGTTGGTTGAGCATGCTTCACCATTGTTGAAAGTAACAATTGTGCCGAGAGGACGTTCATTAGGGGCGGCTTGGTATTTGCCTGAAGAAAGACAATTGACAACAACCGAGCAAATGCTGGACGAAATGTGTGCAACATTAGGAGGTAGAGCTGCAGAACAGGTTATTTTTAACAATATCTCTACAGGGGCGCTTTCTGACCTGGAAAGTGTTACGAAGAGAGCTCAGGCAATGGTTACGATTTATGGTTTGAGTCCGAACATCGGTAATATTTCTTATTATGACAGTTCAGGCCAGTCTGAATATTCTTTCGGAAAACCTTATTCTGAAGAAACGGCGAAAAAAATCGATATTGAAATTAAAGCAATTATCGAAAATCAATATGACAGAGCGGTTCAGATTCTGACTGAAAATAAAGATAAACTGGATGCTTTGGCAAACAAACTGTTGGAAAAAGAAGTAATTTTCCGTGAAGATTTAGAAGAAGTATTCGGAAAAAGAGCTTGGGACCCGGAATTAACGGAAAAGCCTGTAACAAATACTATTCCTAATGGGAAAGAAAATACAGAAGAAATAGAAATTAAAGATAAAGAAGAGGAAAGCGAAATTCAGGCTCCTGAAAGCTCTTCTCAACTATAA
- the rsfS gene encoding ribosome silencing factor, with product MNKTAEKQELLDKIVEAIQDVKGEDIMIFDLSNIENSVAETFVICSGNSNTQVAALAGSVEKKVRNELKERPWHVEGTENAMWVLVDYVSVVVHIFQKQVREYYDIEELWGDAKITKIENEF from the coding sequence ATGAATAAAACAGCAGAAAAACAAGAATTATTAGATAAAATCGTTGAGGCTATCCAGGATGTAAAGGGTGAAGATATTATGATCTTTGATCTTTCCAATATCGAAAACTCTGTAGCTGAGACATTTGTGATATGTAGCGGAAACTCGAATACACAGGTTGCTGCTTTGGCAGGAAGTGTTGAGAAAAAAGTAAGAAACGAGCTTAAAGAAAGACCATGGCATGTAGAAGGTACAGAAAATGCAATGTGGGTTTTGGTAGACTACGTTTCTGTGGTGGTTCACATTTTCCAAAAACAAGTACGTGAGTACTATGATATTGAGGAACTTTGGGGAGATGCCAAAATCACAAAAATTGAGAATGAATTTTAA
- a CDS encoding biotin--[acetyl-CoA-carboxylase] ligase has protein sequence MSQLFYLKECSSTNDEISKFLLYDHSDFISVHTYNQTQGRGQYGNTWAATAGKNLAYTLAVKIQNILVSDFMFNYYTAIIIRDFLANLTENKVEIKWPNDIILKNKKIVGILIEKKKINQNNYFIIGAGFNILQEKFDEISNAGSLLTQTGKHFDINQFTLNLHDFLVEKLQNIPSEQEILNQFNDYLFRKDQISVFELDQKRQNGIIRHADEKGELWIELESGLQSFYHKEIKLLY, from the coding sequence ATGAGCCAATTATTCTATCTAAAAGAATGCTCTTCTACTAATGACGAAATATCAAAGTTTTTACTTTATGATCACTCAGATTTTATTTCGGTGCACACCTATAATCAGACTCAGGGTCGCGGACAGTACGGAAATACATGGGCTGCGACTGCAGGGAAAAATTTAGCTTATACACTGGCGGTAAAGATCCAAAACATTTTGGTTTCAGATTTTATGTTCAATTATTATACCGCAATTATCATTAGAGATTTTCTTGCCAATCTGACTGAAAATAAAGTAGAGATAAAATGGCCAAACGATATCATCCTTAAAAATAAAAAAATCGTTGGAATTTTAATAGAAAAGAAAAAAATTAATCAAAATAATTATTTCATCATTGGGGCCGGATTCAATATCCTGCAGGAAAAATTTGACGAAATATCCAATGCAGGCTCCCTTTTAACGCAGACAGGAAAGCATTTTGATATTAATCAATTTACTTTAAACTTACATGATTTTTTGGTTGAAAAACTTCAAAACATTCCTTCAGAACAAGAAATTTTGAATCAATTCAACGACTATTTGTTCCGAAAGGATCAGATTTCGGTTTTCGAGCTCGACCAGAAAAGACAAAATGGCATTATAAGACACGCCGATGAAAAAGGCGAACTCTGGATTGAACTTGAAAGCGGATTACAATCTTTTTACCACAAAGAAATAAAGCTTCTTTACTGA
- a CDS encoding LptF/LptG family permease has product MTIIDKYIIKKYLGTFSFMLILLSIVVLVIDVQSKIPRIQTATELDPKLNVTYFLIHFYPFWIINLVMTFLSILVFISVIYFTSRMANNTEIVAVISSGASFHRFARPYLLTSVFIAGISLVINHFVLPWANIKKNELEAYTYNARNKEKVLGTAPASAQISRTEYIFVNSWNKREQRGSGFIFQKFDKDRKMIYELKASDVYWDKDKKQFVLNSYLEKTINKDNSEKLGNGAELRKSYGHSPEELFPNELLGQNKTTPELLKFIAREKEKGNSNLNTHLNELYQRTSMPVSIIILTFLALSLSSQKKRGGLGINLAVGISLAFVFVFSFEALKVVSENKSMSPILAMWFPNIVFFPLAAYLYLKRANQ; this is encoded by the coding sequence ATTACAATTATAGATAAATATATTATCAAAAAATATCTTGGGACATTCAGTTTCATGCTGATATTGTTGTCTATAGTTGTATTGGTAATCGATGTTCAGTCAAAGATTCCCAGGATACAGACTGCGACAGAACTGGATCCTAAACTAAACGTGACTTATTTTTTGATCCATTTCTATCCGTTCTGGATTATCAATCTGGTCATGACGTTTCTGTCTATTCTGGTCTTTATTTCAGTGATTTACTTTACCTCAAGAATGGCAAATAATACAGAGATTGTTGCCGTAATAAGCAGTGGGGCTAGTTTTCACCGTTTTGCAAGACCCTATTTATTGACCTCTGTTTTCATTGCAGGGATTTCCCTTGTGATTAATCATTTCGTACTACCCTGGGCAAATATTAAGAAAAATGAGCTCGAAGCTTATACTTACAATGCCAGAAATAAGGAAAAAGTATTGGGAACGGCACCTGCTTCGGCACAAATAAGCCGTACGGAATATATTTTCGTTAATTCCTGGAATAAAAGAGAGCAAAGAGGTTCCGGATTTATTTTTCAAAAGTTCGATAAGGACAGAAAAATGATTTACGAACTAAAAGCTTCAGATGTATATTGGGATAAGGATAAAAAGCAGTTTGTTCTTAATAGTTATCTTGAAAAAACAATAAATAAAGACAATTCAGAAAAGCTTGGAAATGGTGCTGAATTAAGAAAAAGCTATGGACATAGCCCGGAAGAGCTCTTTCCGAATGAACTTTTAGGACAGAATAAGACAACTCCTGAGCTTCTGAAATTTATTGCCAGAGAGAAAGAAAAAGGAAACAGTAATTTAAATACCCATTTAAATGAGCTCTATCAGAGGACTTCAATGCCTGTTTCTATTATTATTCTTACGTTTTTAGCGCTTTCATTATCTTCCCAGAAAAAAAGAGGAGGGTTAGGAATTAACCTGGCCGTCGGGATTTCTTTAGCCTTTGTTTTTGTTTTTTCCTTTGAAGCGTTAAAAGTGGTGTCTGAAAATAAAAGTATGTCGCCGATTCTGGCAATGTGGTTTCCCAATATTGTCTTTTTCCCTCTTGCTGCCTATTTATATCTTAAAAGAGCTAATCAGTAA
- the tgt gene encoding tRNA guanosine(34) transglycosylase Tgt, producing MQKFFNIEKTSEGKARAGEITTDHGTIQTPIFMPVGTVASVKTVHQRELKEDIKAQIILGNTYHLYLRPGMETMQEAGGLHKFMNWDLPILTDSGGFQVFSLASSRKMTEEGARFKSHIDGSYHMFSPEKSMEIQRQIGADIFMAFDECVAYPCEYNQAKTSMELTHRWLKRCIEWTENNPELYGHKQRLFPIVQGSTYSDLRKISAEVIAEAGAEGNAIGGLSVGEPEEEMYRITDEVTDILPKEKPRYLMGVGTPWNILESIGLGIDMMDCVMPTRNARNAMLFTWKGVMNMKNEKWKKDFSPLDEFGTSFVDREYSKSYVRHLFVSKEYLGKQIASIHNLAFYLDLVKVAREHIIAGDFYEWKKSVVPVLRQRL from the coding sequence ATGCAAAAGTTTTTTAATATAGAAAAAACCTCGGAAGGGAAGGCAAGAGCGGGAGAAATTACCACAGATCACGGTACAATTCAAACTCCTATTTTCATGCCTGTTGGAACAGTTGCTAGTGTAAAAACAGTTCACCAAAGAGAATTAAAAGAAGATATAAAAGCCCAGATTATTTTGGGAAACACATACCATTTATACCTGCGCCCCGGAATGGAGACTATGCAGGAAGCGGGAGGTTTACATAAATTCATGAACTGGGATCTTCCCATTCTTACTGATTCAGGTGGGTTTCAGGTGTTTTCTTTGGCGAGCAGCAGAAAAATGACTGAGGAAGGAGCCAGGTTTAAATCCCATATCGACGGAAGTTATCATATGTTCTCTCCTGAAAAATCTATGGAAATCCAAAGACAGATAGGAGCTGATATTTTCATGGCTTTTGATGAATGTGTTGCGTATCCTTGCGAATACAACCAGGCAAAAACCTCTATGGAGCTTACGCACCGTTGGCTGAAAAGATGCATTGAATGGACGGAAAATAATCCTGAATTGTACGGGCACAAACAAAGACTTTTTCCAATTGTCCAGGGTTCTACCTATTCAGATTTAAGAAAAATCTCTGCTGAAGTTATTGCTGAAGCAGGGGCAGAAGGAAATGCAATTGGCGGACTTTCTGTAGGAGAACCTGAAGAGGAAATGTACAGAATTACCGATGAGGTTACTGATATTTTACCCAAAGAAAAACCAAGATATTTAATGGGAGTAGGAACTCCGTGGAATATTTTGGAATCTATAGGCTTGGGGATTGATATGATGGATTGCGTAATGCCTACCCGAAATGCAAGAAATGCCATGCTTTTCACCTGGAAAGGGGTAATGAATATGAAAAATGAAAAGTGGAAAAAAGACTTTTCACCTTTAGATGAGTTCGGAACCAGCTTCGTAGACAGAGAATATTCAAAATCATATGTGAGACATTTATTTGTTTCTAAAGAATATTTAGGGAAACAGATTGCCTCAATTCATAACTTAGCATTTTATTTGGATCTGGTAAAAGTCGCCAGAGAACACATTATTGCCGGAGATTTCTATGAGTGGAAAAAATCTGTAGTTCCGGTTCTTAGACAAAGACTATAA
- a CDS encoding DUF4296 domain-containing protein has product MKKAVFIFILMCLFSCQDYIDKPKNLIPKDQMAEIIADLAINDQATYMYPNTNLEAGTRYILKSHHVKSEDFVESFKYYVVKQKMQGITEDAQGILLKKDPKADQYIKDKLKKNGNPQNVPTLSR; this is encoded by the coding sequence ATGAAAAAAGCAGTCTTCATTTTTATTTTGATGTGCCTGTTTTCATGTCAGGATTATATTGATAAACCTAAGAATCTGATTCCCAAAGACCAGATGGCGGAGATTATTGCGGATCTGGCGATTAATGACCAGGCAACTTATATGTACCCGAATACCAACCTGGAAGCAGGCACAAGATATATTCTGAAATCACATCATGTGAAATCAGAAGATTTTGTTGAAAGCTTTAAGTATTACGTCGTAAAGCAAAAGATGCAGGGAATAACTGAAGATGCTCAGGGAATTTTATTAAAAAAAGATCCGAAAGCAGATCAATACATAAAAGATAAATTGAAGAAAAACGGAAATCCTCAGAATGTTCCGACTTTATCAAGATAG
- a CDS encoding polyprenol monophosphomannose synthase: protein MKKLVIIPTYNEKENIQDIISAVFALEDDFHILVVDDSSPDGTAEIVKDLQKEFPHYLHLSVRKVKDGLGKAYIHGFKWAIENNYDYIFEMDADFSHNPNDLPKLFEACLNADMAIGSRYSKGVNVVNWPMGRVLLSYFASKYVRFVLGLPIHDTTAGFVCFSRKVLEEIGVDNVRLKGYGFQIEMKFRTFKKGFKIVEVPIIFTNRILGESKMNGGIIHEAVFGVLNLKWKSIIGRL, encoded by the coding sequence ATGAAAAAACTGGTCATAATTCCAACTTATAACGAAAAGGAAAATATTCAAGATATTATTTCCGCGGTTTTTGCATTGGAGGATGACTTTCATATTTTGGTTGTGGATGATTCGTCTCCAGATGGAACTGCAGAGATCGTAAAGGATTTACAAAAAGAATTCCCACACTATTTGCACCTCTCAGTCCGAAAGGTGAAAGATGGTTTGGGAAAAGCATACATTCATGGGTTTAAATGGGCGATTGAGAATAATTATGACTATATTTTCGAAATGGATGCTGATTTCTCCCACAACCCAAACGATTTGCCAAAACTTTTTGAAGCTTGTTTAAATGCAGATATGGCCATCGGTTCCCGGTATTCGAAAGGAGTAAATGTGGTCAATTGGCCAATGGGAAGAGTTTTGCTTTCTTATTTTGCCTCAAAATATGTAAGATTTGTTTTGGGACTTCCCATTCATGATACAACAGCAGGTTTTGTTTGTTTTTCAAGAAAAGTATTGGAAGAAATAGGTGTTGATAATGTAAGATTGAAAGGATATGGGTTTCAGATTGAAATGAAATTCAGAACCTTCAAAAAAGGATTCAAAATTGTAGAAGTTCCTATTATTTTTACCAACAGAATTTTAGGCGAAAGTAAAATGAATGGAGGAATTATTCATGAAGCGGTTTTTGGTGTTTTAAACTTAAAATGGAAATCAATTATCGGCAGATTATGA
- a CDS encoding DUF4271 domain-containing protein: MNVIERDANLKDFLLQKYFDASNNLPSWVITSCVTALTLSVLASQYIPVVPKFVSDLQILGYQLNKFGFTFIAIILFYAVKSVLGFLFYQSIGDGKKWSVFYFTATKFYFVLSFLLIILCVTHYYFPIDRNKSFLYYLYFFCFVFIFKVFFYLFHRNNVLPEKWYYKFLYICTLQIAPILLLWKVLFL; the protein is encoded by the coding sequence ATGAATGTCATAGAAAGGGACGCCAATTTAAAGGATTTTCTGCTTCAGAAATATTTTGATGCCAGTAACAATTTACCCAGTTGGGTCATTACTTCATGCGTAACCGCACTCACTTTGTCGGTTTTAGCATCTCAATATATCCCAGTTGTTCCTAAATTTGTTTCCGATCTCCAGATTTTGGGATATCAACTCAATAAATTCGGATTTACTTTCATTGCCATCATACTTTTTTATGCTGTTAAATCTGTTTTAGGCTTTTTATTTTACCAAAGTATAGGTGATGGAAAAAAATGGTCAGTTTTTTATTTTACTGCCACAAAATTCTACTTTGTTTTATCATTTTTATTAATAATTCTCTGTGTTACCCACTATTATTTCCCGATAGACAGAAATAAATCTTTTTTGTATTATTTATACTTCTTTTGTTTTGTCTTTATTTTCAAGGTTTTTTTCTATTTATTTCACAGAAACAACGTTTTGCCGGAAAAATGGTATTATAAATTTTTGTATATTTGCACCCTCCAAATCGCACCAATATTATTGCTTTGGAAGGTATTATTTTTATAA
- a CDS encoding uroporphyrinogen-III synthase: MRIKSILVSQPAPSESSPYLDIAKKEKIKIDFRPFIHVEGVDNKELRTQKIDLTQYTGIIFTSKNAIDHYFRLAEELRFSVPDTMRYICQSEAIANYLQKHIVYRKRKISFGEKNFSDLAPLFKKFPTEKYLLPSSDVLSPDIVKTLDAANIDWTRAIMYRTVCSDLTDINIKDYEMLIFFSPQGIKSLQQNFPDFKQDETKIGVFGNTTLAAAEEAGLRVDLMAPTKETPSMTMALEKYIKTLHK; the protein is encoded by the coding sequence ATGAGAATAAAGTCTATATTGGTTTCACAACCTGCGCCTAGTGAATCTTCTCCATACTTGGATATAGCGAAGAAGGAAAAAATAAAAATAGATTTCCGACCTTTCATCCACGTCGAAGGAGTTGACAACAAAGAATTAAGAACACAAAAGATAGATCTAACGCAATATACCGGTATTATCTTTACCAGTAAAAATGCAATAGACCACTACTTCAGACTTGCCGAGGAACTTCGTTTTTCGGTCCCAGATACGATGAGATATATCTGTCAATCTGAAGCGATTGCCAATTATCTTCAAAAGCATATTGTCTATAGAAAAAGAAAGATCAGTTTCGGAGAGAAGAATTTCTCGGATCTTGCTCCTCTTTTCAAAAAATTCCCAACAGAAAAATACCTTTTGCCATCTTCGGATGTACTAAGTCCGGATATTGTAAAAACACTGGATGCGGCGAATATTGACTGGACAAGAGCCATCATGTACAGAACGGTTTGCAGTGATCTTACAGATATCAACATTAAAGATTATGAAATGTTGATTTTCTTCAGCCCGCAAGGAATTAAATCTTTACAGCAGAATTTCCCGGATTTCAAGCAAGATGAAACAAAAATCGGAGTATTCGGAAATACAACTTTGGCTGCAGCAGAAGAGGCAGGACTGAGGGTAGATTTAATGGCACCTACAAAAGAAACTCCTTCCATGACTATGGCATTGGAAAAATATATTAAAACACTTCACAAATAG
- a CDS encoding S9 family peptidase, whose amino-acid sequence MEAPQAKKIEKILEIHGDKRIDNYFWLNERENPEVIQYLEEENAYADFIMKDTEKLQEDLFEEMKARYKKDDESLPYFFNEYWYIVRYEEGKEYPIFCRKYKSLENEEEIILDVNILAEGESYFEVGSVAVSPNNKLASFSTDNVSRRIYSINFKDLQTGEILADKIPNTTGKAVWANDNEHIFYIRKDDSLRAFQVYRHKLGTDTSEDVLIFHEKDDTFDVNVFKTKSLEYIFIASSSTISDEHRFIPSDNVFADWTIIQPRIDDLEYSVEHYEDEFYIITNADDAINFKIVKTKIDNCGMENWIDVIPHREKVLLEGFEIFKNYLVLEEREEGLLQIKIIDEKTQESHYLPFSDPTYTAYIGINLEFDTEVLRYGYTSLTQPGSTYEYNMKGKTTKLLKQQEVLGGKFFAENYISERIWAESRDGEAKVPISLVYHKDTKKSTDTPLLLYGYGSYGHTVDASFSNVRLSLLDRGFIYAIAHIRGGEYLGREWYEDGKMLFKKNTFFDFIDAGKFLIKENYTSSKHLYAMGGSAGGLLVGAVVNYEPNLFNGIVAQVPFVDVVSTMLDETIPLTTGEYDEWGNPNDEEYYHYMKSYSPYDNVEAKDYPNMLITTGLHDSQVQYWEPAKWTAKLRELKTDHNILIFKTDMSAGHGGASGRFESLKEDALEYAFLLKLENKND is encoded by the coding sequence ATGGAAGCTCCACAGGCAAAAAAAATAGAAAAAATATTAGAAATACACGGCGACAAAAGAATAGACAACTATTTCTGGCTTAATGAAAGGGAAAATCCCGAAGTTATACAATATCTGGAAGAAGAAAATGCTTACGCAGATTTCATCATGAAGGATACGGAAAAACTGCAGGAAGATCTTTTTGAAGAGATGAAAGCCCGTTACAAAAAAGACGACGAATCCCTGCCTTATTTTTTTAATGAGTACTGGTATATCGTTCGTTATGAAGAAGGAAAAGAATATCCCATTTTTTGCCGAAAGTATAAAAGTTTAGAGAACGAAGAAGAAATCATTCTTGATGTTAATATTTTAGCAGAAGGCGAAAGCTATTTTGAAGTAGGAAGCGTTGCGGTTTCCCCGAATAATAAACTTGCGTCTTTCTCCACGGATAATGTAAGCAGAAGAATCTACTCTATCAACTTTAAAGATTTACAAACAGGAGAAATTCTTGCTGATAAAATCCCAAATACAACAGGAAAAGCCGTTTGGGCAAATGATAACGAGCACATTTTTTACATCAGAAAAGACGACAGCTTACGTGCGTTTCAGGTATACAGACACAAGCTGGGAACCGATACCTCAGAAGATGTTTTAATTTTCCATGAAAAAGATGATACGTTTGATGTGAATGTTTTTAAAACGAAATCTTTAGAATACATTTTTATCGCAAGTTCGAGTACGATTTCTGATGAGCACAGATTTATTCCTTCTGACAATGTTTTTGCAGACTGGACTATTATTCAGCCAAGAATTGATGATTTAGAATATTCTGTCGAGCATTATGAAGATGAGTTCTATATCATTACCAATGCAGACGATGCTATCAATTTCAAAATTGTAAAAACAAAGATTGACAATTGTGGAATGGAAAACTGGATAGATGTTATTCCCCATCGCGAAAAAGTTTTGCTGGAAGGTTTTGAAATCTTTAAAAACTATCTGGTTCTGGAAGAACGGGAAGAAGGTTTACTGCAAATAAAGATTATTGATGAAAAAACTCAGGAGTCTCATTATTTACCTTTCTCTGATCCTACTTATACTGCCTATATAGGAATCAATTTAGAATTTGATACAGAAGTTTTACGTTACGGTTATACTTCACTCACACAGCCGGGTTCCACATACGAGTATAATATGAAAGGGAAGACCACCAAACTTCTGAAACAGCAGGAAGTATTAGGCGGAAAATTCTTTGCTGAAAATTACATTTCTGAAAGAATCTGGGCAGAGTCAAGAGATGGGGAAGCGAAAGTTCCGATTTCTTTGGTTTACCATAAAGACACGAAAAAATCAACGGACACTCCCCTGCTTTTATACGGTTATGGAAGTTATGGTCATACGGTTGACGCCAGTTTCTCGAATGTAAGATTATCTCTTCTGGACAGAGGGTTTATCTATGCAATTGCCCACATCAGAGGTGGTGAATACTTAGGAAGAGAGTGGTATGAAGACGGAAAAATGCTTTTTAAGAAAAATACGTTCTTCGACTTTATTGATGCAGGGAAATTTTTGATCAAAGAAAACTATACCTCATCAAAGCATTTATATGCAATGGGGGGAAGCGCAGGAGGCTTGCTTGTTGGAGCAGTTGTAAATTACGAGCCTAATTTATTCAACGGAATTGTAGCACAGGTTCCTTTTGTAGATGTCGTTTCAACGATGTTGGATGAAACCATTCCTTTGACAACCGGGGAATACGACGAGTGGGGAAATCCTAATGATGAAGAATATTATCATTACATGAAATCTTACTCTCCTTACGATAATGTAGAAGCGAAAGATTATCCGAATATGCTCATAACAACCGGACTACACGATTCTCAGGTTCAATATTGGGAGCCAGCAAAATGGACCGCTAAATTGAGAGAATTGAAAACGGATCATAACATTTTGATTTTCAAAACAGACATGAGCGCAGGACACGGAGGTGCAAGCGGAAGATTTGAATCATTAAAAGAAGACGCGTTGGAATATGCCTTCTTATTAAAACTAGAAAACAAAAATGATTAA
- a CDS encoding SRPBCC family protein: MKSMITFNEDFDSNSVYVMKIYNAEVSKVWDYFTKSELLDQWWAPKPWKCETKNQDFKEGGTWLYSMVGPEGERHYSLLKYGEIREHRSFDGMDAFCDENGTINEDFPQAKWLLGFTGVEEGTKVTVNIHFASQDALKQLLEMGFEEGFKTGLNQLEEILD; encoded by the coding sequence ATGAAATCTATGATCACTTTTAACGAAGATTTTGATTCAAACTCTGTTTATGTCATGAAAATTTACAACGCAGAGGTGTCAAAAGTGTGGGATTATTTTACCAAATCCGAACTCTTGGATCAATGGTGGGCTCCAAAGCCTTGGAAATGTGAGACTAAAAATCAGGACTTTAAAGAGGGGGGAACGTGGCTGTACTCAATGGTGGGTCCGGAAGGAGAAAGACATTATTCCTTATTGAAGTACGGGGAAATTAGAGAACACAGGAGTTTTGACGGTATGGATGCTTTTTGTGATGAAAACGGAACAATTAATGAAGATTTTCCCCAGGCAAAATGGCTGCTTGGTTTTACCGGAGTAGAGGAGGGCACGAAAGTAACCGTTAATATTCACTTTGCCTCGCAGGACGCTTTAAAGCAACTGCTAGAAATGGGCTTTGAAGAAGGTTTTAAAACAGGACTGAACCAATTGGAGGAAATTCTCGACTAA